One Setaria italica strain Yugu1 chromosome I, Setaria_italica_v2.0, whole genome shotgun sequence DNA window includes the following coding sequences:
- the LOC101784093 gene encoding uncharacterized protein DDB_G0271670: MTTAPNIEMIASSLRHCSLNGGGGGGSGRRRGGSGRRRGGEGGDDSEGVTVELNSDVALPFHWEQCLDIRTGQVYYINWEDGTRTTVDPRTTSAFSSPTPRSTSSASRRTRRASTPSSGYTSVSSVGVDVAGAWRGAVAGNDSGYDNDDEEEEDEDEDEEEEDGEDDEDEAESSSTTSSSSSSTGSSRGSAVSSTLSSFSPTDESGSGDNGGGLGAGHVLVAAGCRACFMYFMVPKRADVCPKCGSSGLLHLSRNGYA; encoded by the exons ATGACTACTGCCCCCAACATCGAGATGATCGCCTCCTCGCTGCGCCACTGCTCCCtcaacggcggcggtggcggcgggagcggccggcgccggggaggcaGCGGCAGGCGCcggggcggcgagggcggcgacgACAGCGAGGGCGTCACCGTCGAGCTCAACTCCGACGTCGCGCTGCCCTTTCACTGGGAGCAGTGCCTCGACATCCGG ACGGGGCAAGTGTACTACATCAACTGGGAGGACGGCACCCGCACGACGGTGGACCCGCGCACGACGTCGGCCTtctcctcgccgacgccgcgctcGACGTCGTCGGCGTCCCGGCGCACCCGCCGCGCGTCCACCCCGTCGTCCGGCTACACCTCCGTGTCGTCCGTGGGCGTGGACGTCGCCGGCGCGTGGCggggcgccgtcgccggcaaCGACAGCGGCTacgacaacgacgacgaggaggaagaggacgaggatgaggacgaggaagaagaggacggCGAGGATGACGAGGACGAGGCTGAGAGCAGCAGCACCACGagcagcagctccagcagcacGGGCAGCAGCCGGGGCTCGGCCGTCTCGTCCACGCTCTCGTCCTTCTCCCCCACCGACGAGTCCGGCTCCGGCGACaatggcggcggcctcggcgccggGCACGTGCTCGTGGCGGCCGGGTGCCGCGCCTGCTTCATGTACTTCATGGTGCCCAAGCGCGCCGACGTGTGCCCCAAGTGCGGCAGCtccggcctcctccacctcagccgCAACGGCTACGCCTGA